From the genome of Verrucomicrobiia bacterium, one region includes:
- a CDS encoding substrate-binding domain-containing protein — translation MNSSNLKKIFSLLALTSLGFLVGCGKSSDSGNRSANAGTKKVSIALMPKSKGNAYFISCKKGADQAAQELGVDLLFDGPTDPDPAKQNEIVENWITIGVDVIAVACENREGISTALRRAKSKGIKVITYDADAQPDARDFFVNQATPEGIGFTLMDEAARLCGGEGEFAIITASLTAANMIEWQKYIEARRANKYPRMQMIALRPCDDLKDKAQSEATALLSANPNLKCIMAICSPAVPGAAEAVKQAGKAGQVQVLGLGLPNENRRYVHEGVTASVILWNTEHLGYLTIYAANALAQGTLKPGTPSLQAGALGEFSIAGDNILLGKPTIFNRDNIDQFDF, via the coding sequence ATGAACAGTTCGAACTTGAAAAAAATTTTTTCGCTTTTGGCACTGACCAGTCTGGGTTTCCTGGTGGGTTGCGGAAAAAGCTCCGACTCCGGCAACCGCTCCGCCAATGCCGGCACCAAAAAAGTTTCCATCGCCCTGATGCCCAAATCGAAGGGGAACGCGTATTTCATTTCCTGCAAAAAGGGTGCGGATCAGGCCGCGCAGGAACTCGGCGTGGATTTGTTATTCGATGGTCCAACGGATCCCGATCCCGCCAAGCAAAATGAAATCGTGGAGAACTGGATCACAATCGGCGTGGACGTGATCGCCGTGGCCTGTGAAAACCGCGAGGGCATTTCCACCGCTCTGCGCCGCGCCAAAAGTAAGGGCATCAAAGTGATTACTTACGACGCGGACGCGCAACCCGACGCGCGGGATTTCTTCGTCAATCAAGCCACTCCCGAAGGCATTGGCTTCACCCTGATGGATGAAGCGGCGCGCTTGTGCGGCGGCGAAGGCGAGTTCGCCATCATCACCGCCAGCCTGACCGCGGCGAACATGATCGAATGGCAGAAATACATTGAAGCGCGTCGGGCCAATAAATATCCGCGCATGCAGATGATCGCGTTGCGCCCCTGCGATGATCTCAAGGACAAAGCGCAAAGCGAAGCGACCGCGCTGCTCAGCGCCAATCCGAATTTGAAATGTATCATGGCGATTTGTTCCCCGGCGGTGCCTGGCGCCGCGGAAGCCGTGAAGCAGGCCGGCAAAGCGGGTCAGGTGCAGGTGCTCGGCCTGGGCCTGCCCAACGAGAATCGGCGTTACGTTCACGAGGGAGTGACCGCCAGTGTGATTTTGTGGAACACCGAGCATCTCGGCTACCTTACCATCTACGCCGCCAACGCCCTGGCGCAAGGCACACTGAAACCGGGCACGCCATCTCTTCAGGCGGGCGCGTTGGGTGAATTTTCCATCGCCGGCGACAACATTTTGCTGGGCAAACCCACCATCTTTAACCGGGACAACATTGACCAATTCGATTTCTAA
- a CDS encoding metallophosphoesterase, which yields MNRIKLKIGIALALGLAGLHLAAAKPFFFIQLSDPQFGMFTDNRDFIQETANLEFAVATINRLRPAFVVVTGDLVNQPGNEKQIHEYQRIIGKVASDIPVYSLPGNHDVGNEPTAASIATYTNQLEPDHFTFQHEGFVGIALNSMLIHSPQKAPDLAAAQENWLQHELQTARANGAAHIVVFAHHPWFLKSADEKDEYFNIPTERRRHYLQLFHAAGVKHLFSGHYHRNAVGHDGDLEAVTTGPVGMPIAEGKSGLRIVIVRDDGITHQYYHFGELPKTVNLNAPAAATK from the coding sequence ATGAATCGGATCAAATTAAAAATCGGGATCGCCCTGGCGCTCGGTCTGGCGGGCTTGCACTTGGCGGCGGCCAAACCTTTCTTCTTCATTCAATTGTCAGACCCGCAATTCGGCATGTTCACCGATAACCGGGATTTTATCCAGGAAACGGCCAACTTGGAATTCGCCGTCGCCACGATCAACCGCCTGCGCCCGGCTTTCGTGGTGGTAACCGGCGACCTGGTGAACCAGCCGGGGAATGAAAAACAGATTCACGAATACCAACGAATCATCGGCAAAGTGGCATCCGACATTCCGGTTTACTCGTTGCCGGGGAATCATGACGTTGGCAACGAACCCACCGCCGCCAGCATCGCCACTTACACCAATCAACTTGAACCGGATCACTTTACGTTCCAGCACGAGGGGTTCGTGGGCATTGCCTTGAACTCCATGCTTATTCATTCCCCGCAAAAGGCGCCCGATCTGGCCGCTGCCCAGGAAAATTGGTTGCAGCACGAACTCCAGACCGCGCGCGCCAATGGCGCCGCGCACATCGTTGTGTTCGCGCATCATCCTTGGTTTCTGAAAAGCGCGGATGAAAAGGATGAGTATTTCAACATCCCCACCGAGCGGCGTCGCCACTATCTGCAGCTATTTCACGCGGCAGGAGTGAAGCATCTGTTCTCAGGCCATTACCATCGTAACGCGGTGGGACACGATGGCGACCTGGAAGCGGTGACAACCGGCCCGGTTGGCATGCCCATCGCCGAAGGCAAATCAGGATTGCGAATCGTCATCGTGCGCGACGACGGAATCACCCATCAGTATTACCACTTTGGCGAACTCCCGAAGACGGTAAATCTCAACGCGCCGGCGGCAGCAACGAAATAA
- a CDS encoding ABC transporter permease encodes MNRSEIKATLLRHETVLLLVVVLEWFYFNSVGPRFGSLDNTFDLLRHSVEIGLLALAMTPIILTGGIDLSVGSLLGLCAVLFGKFWRDAGLPIPLAAAMTIVCGALAGGLNAVLIAHWRLPSLIVTLGTFSLFRGLAEALTRGADTFTNFPASFLFLGQEHWLGVPAQAPLFILVAVGIWLLVHRTTFGRSFRAIGYAPEGARYAGLPVARRLAFVYVLAGIIAAIAAVIYTARLGQAKADAGTGYELLAITAVVLGGTSIFGGSGTVHGTLLGTAAIAILNNGLVHARQPREVAGMLTGLLLILALAGSSLPKILAQRWPRRQNALVK; translated from the coding sequence ATGAACCGATCGGAAATCAAAGCCACGCTGCTGCGCCACGAAACCGTGCTGCTGCTGGTCGTGGTGTTGGAGTGGTTTTATTTCAACTCGGTCGGGCCGCGCTTCGGTTCGCTGGATAACACCTTCGATCTGCTGCGCCACTCGGTGGAAATCGGACTGTTGGCCCTGGCCATGACGCCCATTATTCTGACCGGCGGAATTGATCTCTCGGTCGGTTCCTTGCTTGGGTTGTGCGCGGTTCTGTTTGGCAAATTCTGGCGCGACGCAGGTCTGCCCATTCCTCTGGCCGCCGCCATGACGATAGTTTGTGGCGCGCTGGCCGGCGGACTGAACGCGGTGCTGATCGCGCACTGGCGGTTGCCTTCGCTGATTGTCACCCTGGGCACGTTCTCGTTGTTTCGCGGTCTGGCGGAAGCGCTCACCCGGGGCGCGGACACTTTCACCAACTTTCCCGCTTCGTTCCTTTTCCTGGGGCAGGAACATTGGTTGGGCGTTCCCGCGCAAGCGCCTTTGTTCATCCTGGTGGCGGTGGGCATCTGGCTGCTGGTGCATCGCACCACGTTCGGACGATCCTTTCGCGCCATCGGTTACGCGCCGGAAGGAGCGCGCTACGCCGGGTTGCCCGTCGCGCGGCGACTGGCGTTCGTTTACGTGCTGGCGGGGATCATCGCGGCCATCGCCGCCGTCATTTACACGGCGCGACTCGGCCAGGCCAAAGCCGACGCGGGCACGGGTTATGAACTGTTGGCAATCACGGCGGTGGTTCTCGGCGGCACGAGTATTTTCGGCGGCAGCGGCACGGTGCATGGCACCCTGCTGGGTACCGCCGCGATCGCCATTCTGAACAACGGACTGGTCCACGCCCGGCAGCCCCGTGAAGTGGCCGGAATGTTGACCGGTCTGCTGCTGATCCTCGCCCTGGCCGGATCCAGCTTGCCTAAAATACTGGCGCAACGCTGGCCGCGCCGCCAAAATGCCCTTGTAAAATGA
- a CDS encoding class I SAM-dependent methyltransferase, which translates to MTETAQIERACPVCQNAAAQPHWRKGDLQIVRCADCSMVFVNPAPTAMASGQFYDTEGADYYLSPAKLASDYAVVRFERELRLLRKFCPHGAVLDVGCGSGGFLFQLKQRWPGDYEILGTDVSGGPLDYAESRGVPVARGNFLELNFKNAPFDAVTFWAVAEHLAEPGRFLEKACALLKPGGLCFVLVPNLRSLAVRWLGAKYRYVYPQHLNYFSASTLARLGARTGFAVVAMQFTHFNPVVLWQDWRGRGRDVSNAERGELLKQTTALKQKPWLQPVKWLYGLTEKALGVMGLADNLVVVFRKK; encoded by the coding sequence GCAACCACACTGGCGCAAAGGCGATTTGCAAATCGTGCGCTGCGCCGATTGCAGCATGGTCTTCGTCAATCCTGCGCCCACCGCGATGGCCAGCGGTCAGTTTTATGATACTGAAGGTGCGGATTACTATCTTTCCCCGGCCAAGCTCGCGAGCGATTACGCGGTCGTGCGCTTCGAGCGCGAACTGCGGCTGTTGCGAAAATTTTGTCCGCACGGCGCGGTGTTGGACGTGGGCTGCGGCTCGGGCGGATTTCTTTTCCAACTCAAACAACGCTGGCCGGGCGATTACGAAATCCTCGGCACGGACGTGAGCGGCGGGCCGTTGGATTACGCGGAATCGCGTGGCGTGCCCGTGGCGCGTGGAAATTTTTTGGAGCTGAATTTCAAGAACGCTCCATTTGACGCGGTGACGTTCTGGGCTGTGGCGGAACATCTGGCCGAACCTGGACGCTTTCTGGAAAAAGCTTGCGCGCTACTCAAACCTGGCGGCTTGTGCTTCGTGCTCGTGCCGAATCTGCGTTCGCTCGCAGTGCGCTGGCTCGGCGCGAAATATCGTTACGTTTATCCACAACACTTGAATTATTTTTCTGCGTCCACGCTGGCGCGGCTTGGCGCTCGTACCGGTTTCGCGGTCGTCGCCATGCAGTTCACACATTTCAATCCGGTCGTCCTCTGGCAGGATTGGCGGGGCAGGGGACGCGATGTTTCCAACGCTGAGCGTGGTGAGTTGCTCAAGCAAACCACGGCGTTGAAACAGAAACCGTGGTTGCAACCGGTGAAATGGCTTTATGGACTGACGGAGAAGGCCCTCGGCGTGATGGGGCTGGCGGATAACCTCGTTGTTGTCTTTCGGAAGAAGTAA
- a CDS encoding glycoside hydrolase — MKRVCLYGFKSLLALALGIGMGRSTTNPEFCSVFDAARDGYDSIRIPSIVVAKTGTILAFAEGRAADRDQASNDIILKRSADGGLTWQPVQVVADAGAASLNNPTAVVDQDSGRVFLMYQLIPQHLKEHDANIQTGYTGTNIFRSFVIWSDDAGVTWSKPTDVTRSTKRPTGATTIASGPGIGIQLTRGPQRGRLIIPFNEGPFYQWNNYAVYSDDGGQHWQWGENVPGAFVTDAQGRRRSQVNEVQMVELSDGSVRLNSRPFAGAKVRKTAISRDGGQTWSPVTDVPALRDPSCNASVLRYSFDDAQGAGRLLFSGPDSDQRRNGTLHVSYDDGATWPRRRTFVPDGFAYSVLTRLPDGQIGCLFEPNDARRILLARIPLAWIEPVSVDQTPSTQTPKSAPSP; from the coding sequence ATGAAGCGAGTTTGCCTCTATGGTTTCAAAAGTTTGCTGGCGCTGGCGCTCGGTATTGGGATGGGTCGAAGCACCACCAATCCTGAGTTTTGTTCCGTGTTTGATGCGGCGCGCGATGGCTATGATTCGATCCGGATTCCATCCATCGTTGTCGCCAAGACCGGGACGATCCTTGCCTTCGCCGAGGGACGGGCGGCCGACCGGGATCAGGCGTCCAACGATATCATCCTGAAACGCAGCGCGGACGGCGGCTTGACCTGGCAACCCGTGCAAGTGGTGGCCGATGCCGGCGCGGCTTCACTCAACAATCCCACTGCGGTGGTGGATCAGGATTCCGGGCGCGTTTTCCTGATGTACCAACTCATTCCGCAACACCTCAAGGAACACGACGCAAACATCCAGACCGGTTACACCGGCACCAACATCTTCCGTAGTTTTGTCATCTGGTCCGATGACGCGGGCGTAACCTGGTCGAAGCCCACGGACGTCACGCGCTCCACCAAACGCCCCACCGGCGCCACGACCATCGCCAGCGGCCCCGGCATTGGCATCCAATTGACGCGCGGCCCGCAGCGCGGTCGGTTGATCATTCCCTTCAATGAAGGACCGTTTTATCAGTGGAACAACTATGCGGTGTACAGCGACGATGGCGGGCAACATTGGCAATGGGGCGAAAATGTGCCCGGCGCATTCGTAACGGATGCGCAGGGGCGACGTCGCAGTCAGGTCAATGAGGTGCAAATGGTCGAACTCAGTGATGGCTCGGTGCGTTTGAACAGCCGTCCATTTGCCGGTGCCAAAGTGCGCAAAACGGCGATCAGCCGTGACGGCGGCCAGACGTGGTCGCCAGTGACGGACGTGCCGGCGCTGCGCGATCCCAGTTGCAACGCCAGTGTATTGCGTTACTCGTTCGATGATGCTCAAGGCGCGGGGCGACTGCTATTCAGCGGCCCGGACAGCGATCAACGCCGCAACGGCACTCTTCATGTCAGTTACGATGACGGGGCCACCTGGCCACGCCGACGGACCTTTGTGCCCGATGGATTTGCCTACAGCGTCTTGACCCGTCTGCCGGATGGCCAGATCGGTTGTCTGTTCGAACCCAACGATGCCAGACGCATTTTGCTGGCGCGAATTCCGTTGGCCTGGATCGAGCCGGTCAGTGTGGATCAAACGCCTTCGACTCAAACGCCGAAATCGGCGCCGTCGCCATGA
- a CDS encoding sugar ABC transporter ATP-binding protein produces MADLLRLTSLTKSFGAVRALRQVSLDLQPGEVHALLGENGAGKSTLIKIITGAHQPDGGTIEINGKRLRHLTPALAHKQGIACIYQQPALFPELTVTENIGLRLESASVWHRVNWTRRRARAGELLQRIGADISPTAEVRSLSMPEQQLVEIACAVGTGARIVIMDEPTASLTQKEQRLLFALVRELRAQGVGIIYISHRLEEIFALADRVTVLRDGESIGTRSVRDLDEATLIKLMVGRAVAHVFPPSESEPGAVRLELKNLSCAAGGVHDVNLQVRAGEILGLAGLVGAGRTELARVLFGITPADSGEIHLDEAPIRITSPQEATAHGIAYVPEDRRRHGIILELPIAHNMTMAIHQRIFRGTWLRLGAERRFALDFIRTLDIKAAGPDAPGGSLSGGNQQKVSLARWLATRPKLLILDEPTQGVDVGAKSEIHKIIRRLAREGLAVLMISSELPEILGMSDQIAVMRGGTITALLPGNASADAVMTAALGAKEN; encoded by the coding sequence ATGGCTGACCTGCTGCGCTTAACTTCCTTGACGAAATCCTTTGGCGCGGTGCGGGCGTTGCGGCAAGTCTCCCTGGACCTGCAGCCGGGTGAGGTTCATGCCTTGCTGGGCGAAAACGGCGCGGGTAAATCCACCCTCATCAAGATCATCACTGGCGCGCACCAACCCGACGGCGGCACCATCGAAATCAACGGCAAGCGCCTCCGTCACCTCACTCCGGCCTTGGCGCACAAGCAGGGCATCGCCTGTATCTACCAGCAACCGGCGTTGTTTCCGGAACTCACGGTGACCGAGAATATCGGCTTGCGCCTTGAATCCGCGTCGGTGTGGCACCGGGTGAATTGGACGCGCCGCCGCGCCCGGGCCGGAGAATTATTGCAACGCATTGGCGCGGACATTTCCCCAACCGCCGAGGTGCGTTCGCTCTCCATGCCCGAACAGCAATTGGTGGAGATCGCTTGCGCCGTCGGCACGGGCGCGCGGATCGTCATCATGGATGAACCGACGGCGTCGCTCACGCAAAAGGAGCAGCGGCTGCTCTTTGCGCTGGTCAGGGAATTGCGCGCGCAAGGGGTGGGCATTATTTACATCTCCCATCGGCTGGAAGAAATTTTTGCGCTCGCGGATCGGGTGACAGTGCTGCGCGATGGCGAGAGCATCGGCACGCGTTCGGTGCGGGACTTGGACGAGGCGACGCTCATTAAACTGATGGTGGGCCGCGCGGTGGCGCACGTTTTTCCTCCCAGCGAAAGCGAACCGGGAGCGGTCCGGCTCGAATTGAAAAATTTATCCTGCGCCGCCGGTGGAGTGCATGACGTGAACCTCCAGGTGCGCGCGGGCGAAATCCTGGGCCTGGCGGGATTGGTGGGCGCGGGGCGCACGGAGCTGGCGCGCGTATTGTTTGGAATCACCCCTGCGGATTCCGGGGAAATTCATCTGGATGAGGCGCCGATTCGCATTACCTCACCGCAGGAAGCCACGGCGCACGGCATCGCTTACGTGCCCGAAGATCGGCGCCGGCACGGCATCATTTTGGAACTGCCCATCGCTCACAACATGACCATGGCCATTCACCAGCGGATTTTCCGCGGCACTTGGTTGCGGCTGGGCGCCGAGCGGCGCTTCGCTCTGGATTTCATCCGAACGCTCGACATCAAAGCCGCCGGCCCCGACGCGCCGGGCGGTTCGCTCTCCGGCGGCAACCAACAAAAGGTTTCGCTGGCTCGTTGGCTCGCCACCCGGCCGAAGTTGCTCATCCTGGATGAACCTACGCAGGGCGTGGACGTTGGCGCCAAAAGTGAAATCCACAAGATCATTCGTCGCCTGGCGCGTGAGGGTTTGGCGGTATTGATGATTTCCAGTGAACTACCGGAAATCCTCGGAATGAGCGATCAGATCGCGGTGATGCGCGGCGGCACCATCACCGCGTTGCTGCCGGGAAACGCTTCCGCTGATGCGGTCATGACCGCCGCCCTGGGAGCAAAGGAGAACTGA
- a CDS encoding GspE/PulE family protein, which yields MAFNSVKVLFASVLGVMPDQYEEVQKAWRIAVENGSQDPFLSFLARELGLSEDIFLQRLAEGLNWPYLELNKLAVENEARGKISTKVAFQYNVLPVAMKDDAVQVVVSNPFDNAMLNAVRFDAHGPVQFALAPKAEIEKALKKYYGVGAETLDEMGEEIPLDLELPTDKEITEGDQEASVIKFVNQVIWEAYKDRATDIHLEPQEDELRIRYRIDGILHQTPMPPQLKRFQAAIISRIKVMSGMNISEKRLPQDGRINVRIKGEEIDIRVSTVPTVYGESVSLRLLSRGKIFLSLDKLGFAPVDEAAIREIIVKPHGILLVTGPTGSGKSTSLYAMLSTINSIQKRIITIEEPVEYELKGINQIAVRPEIGLTFAMGLRHILRQDPNVIMVGEIRDLETAEIAIRAALTGHLVFSTLHTNDAPSAFTRLIDMGIEPFLVASSVEGIMAQRLVRTICPVCKIEQQVERSYLKKIGFPEELIDSTKFMRGAGCESCRQLGYQGRLAIYELLVLNEALRPLVLSRAASSTIAQRAIEQGMRTLRDDGWNKVRQGITTIEEVLRVTQIEEHLESLPAPTPRTTVSV from the coding sequence ATGGCGTTCAACTCAGTCAAAGTTCTGTTTGCCTCTGTTTTGGGCGTAATGCCCGATCAGTATGAGGAGGTGCAAAAAGCTTGGCGCATCGCCGTGGAAAATGGTTCGCAGGACCCGTTCCTGTCGTTTCTGGCGCGGGAGCTGGGTCTGTCCGAGGATATTTTCCTCCAACGCCTGGCCGAAGGTTTGAACTGGCCGTATCTCGAACTCAACAAGCTGGCCGTCGAAAACGAGGCGCGCGGCAAAATTTCCACCAAGGTCGCGTTCCAGTACAATGTTCTGCCCGTGGCCATGAAGGACGATGCCGTTCAAGTGGTGGTCAGCAATCCGTTTGATAACGCGATGCTCAACGCGGTGCGCTTTGACGCGCACGGTCCGGTGCAGTTCGCGCTTGCGCCCAAAGCTGAAATCGAGAAGGCGCTCAAGAAATATTACGGCGTCGGGGCGGAAACGCTCGATGAGATGGGCGAGGAAATTCCGCTCGATCTGGAATTGCCGACGGACAAGGAAATCACCGAAGGCGATCAGGAGGCGAGCGTCATCAAGTTTGTCAACCAGGTGATCTGGGAGGCGTACAAGGATCGCGCCACGGATATCCACCTCGAACCGCAGGAGGACGAGCTGCGCATTCGTTACCGCATTGACGGCATTCTGCACCAAACGCCAATGCCGCCGCAGTTGAAGCGCTTTCAGGCGGCCATTATTTCGCGCATCAAGGTGATGAGCGGAATGAACATTTCCGAAAAGCGGCTGCCCCAGGACGGGCGCATCAACGTCCGCATCAAAGGCGAGGAGATTGACATCCGCGTCTCCACCGTGCCGACGGTGTATGGCGAATCGGTTTCGCTGCGGCTGCTATCGCGTGGTAAAATTTTTCTCAGTTTGGACAAACTGGGATTTGCGCCGGTGGACGAGGCGGCGATCCGGGAGATCATCGTCAAACCGCACGGCATTTTGCTCGTTACCGGACCGACCGGATCGGGGAAGTCCACCTCGCTCTACGCGATGCTTTCGACGATCAACTCGATCCAGAAGCGCATCATCACCATCGAAGAGCCGGTGGAATACGAACTTAAAGGCATCAACCAGATCGCTGTGCGCCCGGAGATCGGCCTGACCTTTGCCATGGGGCTGCGCCACATTCTGCGCCAGGACCCCAACGTGATCATGGTCGGCGAAATTCGCGATCTGGAAACGGCGGAGATTGCGATCCGCGCGGCGTTGACCGGTCACTTGGTATTCTCGACGTTGCACACGAACGACGCGCCCAGTGCGTTCACCCGGTTGATTGACATGGGCATTGAGCCGTTTCTGGTGGCGTCCTCGGTGGAAGGGATCATGGCGCAACGGCTCGTGCGCACGATTTGTCCCGTGTGCAAAATTGAGCAACAGGTGGAACGGTCCTATTTGAAAAAGATCGGTTTTCCGGAGGAATTGATTGATTCCACCAAGTTCATGCGCGGCGCGGGTTGCGAATCCTGCCGCCAGCTTGGGTATCAGGGGCGGTTGGCGATTTACGAATTGCTCGTGTTGAACGAGGCGTTGCGCCCGCTGGTGTTGAGCCGCGCGGCGTCTTCAACCATTGCGCAACGGGCGATCGAACAAGGCATGAGGACGTTGCGCGATGATGGTTGGAACAAGGTGCGCCAGGGCATTACCACCATTGAAGAAGTGCTGCGCGTGACGCAGATCGAGGAACATCTGGAATCGTTGCCCGCCCCAACCCCGCGGACCACCGTGTCCGTCTGA
- a CDS encoding agmatine deiminase family protein, which yields MAVAQSKSSPTPHELGYFMPAEWTPHRATWIGWPHNASDWPGKIGAIRWVYGEMVRKITQGEDARILVRHPAEAELATSYLQRAHANLKRVHFVVHRTNRGWTRDSGPIHLVRQRGKRRDKAIVHFHFNGWAKYHNWKLDTRVPETAAQILKRPLFDARWEGRPFVMEGGGIELNGAGTLITTEECYQHPTIQVRNPGMTKADYAATFKRYLGVSNVLWLSRGPVGDDTHGHIDDVCRFTNRKTLVLIKETNRRDANYRPLAENWERVQDFRLEDGSKPEVVALPMPAPLWCDGVRLPASYANFYISNAQVIVPTFNDPNDRVALGILGELFPDRPVVGIHAVDLVWGFGSLHCLTQQEPA from the coding sequence ATGGCAGTCGCGCAGTCGAAATCATCACCCACGCCGCACGAGCTGGGTTACTTCATGCCGGCGGAATGGACGCCGCATCGCGCCACCTGGATCGGGTGGCCGCATAACGCCTCGGATTGGCCGGGTAAAATCGGCGCCATCCGCTGGGTTTATGGCGAAATGGTCCGCAAGATCACGCAGGGCGAGGATGCGCGCATTCTCGTGCGGCATCCGGCCGAGGCGGAACTGGCCACCAGCTATCTGCAACGCGCCCACGCGAATTTGAAACGCGTTCACTTTGTGGTGCATCGGACCAATCGCGGCTGGACGCGGGACAGCGGCCCGATTCATCTCGTGCGCCAGCGCGGCAAGCGCCGGGACAAGGCCATCGTGCATTTCCATTTCAACGGTTGGGCCAAATACCACAATTGGAAACTGGATACCCGGGTGCCGGAAACAGCAGCGCAAATTCTGAAACGCCCCCTCTTCGACGCGCGCTGGGAGGGACGCCCGTTCGTCATGGAAGGCGGCGGCATCGAGTTGAACGGCGCCGGCACGCTCATCACCACCGAGGAGTGTTATCAACATCCAACAATCCAGGTGCGCAATCCCGGCATGACCAAGGCGGACTATGCGGCGACGTTCAAACGATACCTGGGCGTCTCCAACGTGTTGTGGTTGAGTCGCGGGCCGGTGGGCGATGATACGCACGGGCACATTGACGACGTCTGCCGGTTTACGAATCGGAAAACTTTGGTGCTGATCAAAGAAACCAATCGGCGCGACGCGAACTATCGGCCGCTGGCAGAGAACTGGGAGCGCGTGCAGGACTTCCGGCTGGAAGACGGCTCGAAACCCGAAGTGGTGGCGTTGCCCATGCCCGCGCCGTTGTGGTGTGACGGCGTCCGGCTGCCGGCCAGTTACGCTAATTTCTACATCAGCAACGCGCAGGTGATCGTGCCGACGTTCAACGATCCGAACGATCGGGTGGCGCTGGGCATTTTGGGCGAGTTGTTCCCGGACCGTCCGGTGGTCGGCATTCACGCGGTGGATTTGGTGTGGGGCTTTGGGTCGCTGCATTGTTTGACTCAACAAGAACCGGCTTGA
- a CDS encoding ABC transporter permease, with the protein MTKTKLNLRDWSAAIVLGVLLLLLAVVAPAFYQPQPQLSLLAREAPSLVVACGAALIIVCRQIDISVGSQFAVCSVAAGLLATQGLSLLLVVPLAIVIGAGLGAINGVLVAGLRLPSIVVTLATLVTWREGLRWWRQGQFVDLPEGTQWLGLSQAAGQWTLISVAVGLLLALAWATKHLSLGRFIYAVGSDAEAARLSGIRPQMVTFLVFVLMGALVGLAAVMNLVQSPQVDPKSGSGLELKVIAAVVVGGVEITGGRGKLWGVLAGLLLLACIGPALTHLHIEAYWEKAIQGGIILLAVVADGLRHRQ; encoded by the coding sequence ATGACCAAAACGAAACTCAATTTACGCGACTGGTCGGCCGCCATCGTGCTGGGCGTTTTGCTTCTGTTGCTAGCGGTGGTTGCTCCGGCGTTTTATCAGCCGCAGCCGCAGCTCTCGTTGCTGGCGCGCGAAGCGCCTTCGCTGGTGGTGGCCTGCGGCGCGGCGTTGATCATCGTCTGCCGCCAGATTGATATTTCGGTCGGCTCACAATTCGCCGTGTGCAGCGTGGCCGCGGGATTGTTGGCTACGCAAGGTCTGTCGCTGCTCCTGGTCGTGCCGCTTGCAATTGTCATTGGCGCCGGCTTGGGGGCGATCAATGGCGTGCTGGTGGCGGGGCTGCGCTTGCCCTCCATCGTGGTCACGCTCGCCACCTTGGTCACGTGGCGCGAGGGATTGCGCTGGTGGCGTCAGGGACAATTCGTGGACCTGCCCGAAGGCACGCAATGGCTGGGATTAAGCCAGGCCGCCGGCCAATGGACCTTGATCAGCGTGGCGGTGGGGTTACTGCTCGCGCTGGCTTGGGCAACCAAGCATCTGAGTCTGGGGCGTTTCATTTACGCGGTGGGCAGTGACGCTGAAGCGGCGCGCTTGTCCGGCATCCGCCCGCAGATGGTGACGTTCCTGGTGTTTGTGCTGATGGGCGCGTTGGTGGGGCTGGCGGCGGTGATGAACCTGGTGCAATCCCCGCAAGTGGACCCGAAATCCGGCTCGGGTTTAGAGTTGAAAGTCATCGCCGCCGTCGTGGTGGGGGGCGTGGAAATCACGGGAGGCCGGGGCAAACTTTGGGGCGTGCTGGCCGGGCTGCTGTTGCTGGCGTGCATTGGCCCCGCTTTGACGCATCTGCATATCGAAGCGTATTGGGAAAAAGCCATTCAAGGCGGCATCATTTTACTGGCCGTCGTCGCCGATGGCCTGCGCCATCGCCAGTAA